In Candidatus Zixiibacteriota bacterium, one DNA window encodes the following:
- a CDS encoding toxin-antitoxin system YwqK family antitoxin, translating to MLWCRLSLVFTVVVAISTLLSCSSAVREKREYYASRQPRELWREAKDSTGTFVRHGRCVAYHENGQEREAGEYHYGRKAGVWTTRDERGRLVEWCEYEADQLHGKFISYYPKGTKRQEGKYVGGQRDGVWRQWYDDGSLKEDGAYIDGKQHYVWTSWYRGGQKQEECTYRNGKLDGPYLTWRENGLRWVEGAYKNGLKVGIWTTWDELGMVFSQEQYESGKRVTKPSNAASE from the coding sequence ATGCTTTGGTGCCGATTGTCCCTTGTTTTCACAGTGGTGGTTGCTATCAGCACATTACTGTCCTGTTCCAGCGCAGTTCGCGAAAAGCGGGAGTACTACGCCAGCCGCCAACCCCGAGAACTTTGGCGTGAGGCGAAGGACTCGACCGGCACGTTTGTTCGCCATGGCCGGTGTGTCGCCTATCATGAAAACGGGCAAGAGAGAGAAGCGGGTGAATACCACTATGGCCGCAAGGCAGGCGTCTGGACAACCAGAGATGAACGAGGCCGATTAGTTGAGTGGTGCGAGTACGAGGCCGACCAACTGCACGGCAAGTTCATCAGCTACTATCCCAAAGGGACGAAGCGCCAGGAAGGGAAGTACGTTGGCGGTCAGCGCGACGGTGTCTGGCGGCAGTGGTATGACGACGGCAGTCTCAAGGAGGACGGGGCGTATATCGACGGCAAGCAGCACTACGTGTGGACGTCATGGTATCGCGGCGGCCAAAAGCAGGAAGAGTGCACGTATCGCAACGGGAAACTCGACGGGCCGTACCTCACTTGGCGGGAAAACGGCCTTCGCTGGGTTGAGGGTGCGTACAAGAATGGCCTCAAAGTCGGCATCTGGACAACGTGGGATGAACTGGGGATGGTCTTTTCACAGGAACAGTACGAATCGGGCAAGCGGGTGACGAAACCGTCGAATGCCGCATCGGAGTGA